GGCGGAGGTGGGATGCAACAGGCGCAGCATGTCGGTGCCCAGGGTAGGAAAGGGCACCCGGCGCAGGTCCACGGCAAAGTCGGTGCGCAGGTGCAGCAGCTCCCCGGCTGCCACGGTGCGCGGGCCCGTTTCCTGGTATTCGCGCAGGCGCAGCTGCTTGAAGCAGTTCACAATGTAGCGGGCCACCAGGGCCTGCTCCTCGATTTCCTTTTGGCGCCAAATGGCCTCGCTGGGCGCGTGGCCCGGCGCGGCGGGCTGGGTGCCGGCCAGGGCCATGGTGCTAAACTGCCCGCCCTCGGTTACCTGCACCAAAATTTCGGGCGTGGCGCCCAGCCAGGTGCCGGCGCCCGGCGCACTCACCAACGAGCAGAACGCCAGCGGGTAGCGGCGCGTCAGCTCCCAAAACGCCGCCAGGGCATCAAACCCGGCGGGCAAGGGCTGGCGGGCCGCCCGGCTGCTTACTACTTTGAGCACCTGCCCGCCGGCAATGGCCGCCACCCCGCGCCGCACCAGGGCCGAGTACTCGGCCTGCGTGGCCGTGGGCGGGGCCGGCTGCGGACTCACGTGCCAGGACGGGGTTGGTGGTTGGTTGTTGGCTGGTAGGATGTTGGTGGTAGATGACGTGGCTGGGTCTTGCAGCGCCTCCAGCAACTTCGGCAGCAGGGCTGCGGCTTCTGGGGCTTCTTCCTGAATGCGCACTTGGCCGGGCTGGGCGGCGTCAAACACCACGTCGGCCGGCAGAAACAGCGCGGGGTTGTGGTCGGAGTCGCGGAAGGGAAAGAAGGCGAAACCGGCCGGCGCGGTAGGCTCCAGCGCGGGCGGCAGGCCCGCCAGCGCCCCTTCAGCCGACAAGCTCAGGCACAGCTGCACCGCTGCTTCGGCCTGGGGCAGGCGCCACAGAGCCACCGGCAGCCCGTGCGCCAGCGCAAACGCCACTAGGCGCCGCAGGATGTCGTCAACTGAAAGAGCTGGGGGCAGCTGCTCTACGCGGTAGCTCATGCGGCCGGCGCCGGCTTGGGCAAGTCGATAACCGCCATGGTGATGCGGCTGATGCAGACCAGCGCCCCGGTTTGCTCGTGGGTGATGCGAATTTCCCAGACCTGGGTGCTGCGGCCCACATGCAGGGCCGTGGCCCGGCCGATTACGTATCCGTCGCGCACTCCTTTAAGGTGGTTGGCGTTGATTTCCAGGCCTACGCAGGCCTGGCGGGCAGGGTCGGGGAGGCGGGTGGCGGCGGCAATGGAGCCTAGGGTTTCGGCCAGGGCCACCGAGGCGCCGCCGTGCAGCAGGCCCATGGGCTGGTGGGTGCGCCCATCCACCGGCATGCGGCCCTCCAGGTACTCGTCGGTGAGGGCCGTCAGCTCAATGCCGAGGGCATCGGCCAGGGTGGGGCGGGTGCTTACCCAGTGCTTGATTTGTTCCAGCGTCATGGAATCACAGATTAAAACAGATTTATCTGATTTCACGGAGTAGATTTAGCGGGTTTTCAATGGCCAAGTGGCGCGTGGCCGGACCAAAACCGCCGTCATTTAGAGCTCAGTGGGCAAATGTAGCGGCATACGTATCCGTGGAATCCAGCAAATCCGTTTAAATCTGGGATTCAAAACTAGGGGGAAAGTGAGCGTCAAAAAAATCTACCTCATTCGCCACGGCCAAACCGACTACAACCTGCGCGGCATCGTGCAGGGCAGCGGCGTTGATGCTCCCCTGAATGAGGCCGGGCGGCGGCAGGCGGCCCGGTTTTTCGCCGCCTACCAGCACGTGCCCTTCGATAAGGTGTACACCTCCCTGCTCCAGCGCACCCACCAATCGGTAGAAGGCTTTTTGCACCGGGGCCTGCCCCACGAACAGCACGCCGGCCTCAACGAAATCAGCTGGGGCCGGCGCGAAGGCACCCGCATCACCCCCGAGGAAGACGAGGAGTACCACAGTGTATTGCAGCAGTGGCGGGCCGGCCACACCTCCGCCCGCCTTGAGGGCGGCGAAAGTCCCGACGAGGTAGCCGCCCGCCAGCGCCCATTCATCGACCTGCTCCGCTCGCGCCCCGAAGAAAAAACCGTGCTTATCTGTATGCACGGCCGGGCCATGCGGGTGCTGCTCTGCCAGCTGCTGGGCTACCCGCTCCGCCTCATGGACTCCTTCGAGCACCACAACCTCTGCCTCTACAAGCTGCACTACACCGGCTCCATGTTTTCCGTAAAAAGCTTCCTGGACATGCGCCACCTCCACGAGGCAGCGTGAGGCAGGGTCTTAGGGACGAAGGGTCTTAGGGGCTTAGGTAATGTGCTGTTAGATGGAGCGGAGTGAAGACCTTTCTTGCACAATCATCAACTGTTGCAACAACGATTGATGTAGCAACGGCCTGATAGTTTAGAATGACAGCACATTACCTAAGCCCCTAAGACCCTTCGTCCCTAAGACCCTAATCAGTTTGCGCCCGCCAAAAATCCGGTCTATTTTTGACCCCTCATTCAACTGAAGACGCAGATGGCCGAAATCATAAAAATGCCCAAAATGAGCGACACCATGACCGAAGGCGTCATTGCTTCGTGGCTCAAAAAAGTAGGCGATAAAGTGAAATCCGGGGACATCCTGGCCGAAGTCGAGACCGACAAAGCCACGATGGAGCTGGAAAACTACGAGGACGGCACTCTGCTCTACATCGGCCCCAAACAAGGCGAAGGAGTACCCGTGGACGGCCTGCTGGCCATTGTCGGCAAGGAAGGCGAGGACATTTCCGGCCTGCTGGGCGGGAGCCCCGCCGCGTCGGCGCCAGCTGCGGCTCCCGCTGCCCAAGCAACCCCGGCGCCGGCTGCTCCAGCCGCTTCGGCTCCTGCCCCGGCGCCCGCGCCTGCTCCAGCATCAGCTGCTCCAGCTGCGGCTCCGGCTGCTGGCAACGGTAAGAAGGCCACCGTTATCCGGATGCCCAAGATGAGCGACACCATGACCGAAGGCACCATTGCCGCCTGGCTGAAAAAGGTAGGCGACAAGGTGAAATCGGGCGACGTGCTGGCCGAGGTGGAAACCGATAAGGCCACGATGGAGCTGGAAAACTACGAGGACGGCACCCTACTGTACGTGGGCCCCAAACAGGGCGAGGCCGTGGCCGTGGACGGCATTCTGGCCATCATTGGCGAAGAAGGCGCTGACGTGCAAGCCCTGCTGGGCGGACAGAGCGGTGGCAGCACCCCGGCTGCCCCAGCCGCGCCGGCTGCTGAAGCTGCACCTGCTCCAGTCGAAACCCCAGCCAGCAACGAACAACCGAAGGAGGGCGCCAGTCAACCAAGCACGAATACCGAAACCGGCGGCCGCATTTTCGCTTCGCCCCTGGCCAAGAGCATTGCCCGCGAAAAAGGCATTGACCTGAGCACCATCAAAGGCTCCGGTGAAAACGGCCGCATCGTGTCGCGCGACCTGGAAAATGTGTCGGCTACGGCGGCTCCCGCTGCGGCGCCGCAACCGGCCGTTGCGCCCCAGCCCGCCGCTCAGCCGCAACCCGCGCAGCCCCAGGCCGCGGCTCCCGCGCTAGCTGCTACCAGCCTGCAACCAGCCACCCAACAACCGGAAGGCACTTATACCGACACGCCTGTGTCGCAGATGCGCAAGGTTATTGCCCGCCGCCTCGCCGAAAGCAAGTTCTCGGCCCCGCACTTCTACCTGACCATGGAAATTCACATGGACAAGGCCATGGAAGCCCGCGGCAAGCTCAACGAACTCTCCCCGGTGAAGCTCAGCTTCAACGACCTGGTTATCAAAGCTGCGGCTGTGGCCCTGCGCCAGCACCCGGCCATCAACTCCTCCTGGCTGGGCGACAAAATCCGCCAGAACAAGCAAATCAACATCGGGGTGGCCGTGGCCGTGGAGGATGGCCTGCTGGTGCCGGTGGTGCGCAACGCCGACGGCAAAGGCCTCTCGCAGATTGCTACGGAGGTGAAAAGCCTGGCCGAAAAAGCCAAAACCAAGAAGCTCCAGCCCCAGGAGTGGGAGGGCAACACCTTCACCATCTCCAACCTGGGCATGTTTGGCATCGAGGAATTCACCGCCATCATCAACCCCCCGGATGCCTGCATCCTGGCCGTGGGCGGCATCAAGCAAACCGCCGTGGTGCGCGACGGACAGCTGGCCATCGGCAACGTGATGAAAGTAACCCTAAGCTGTGACCACCGCGTAGTGGACGGCGCCACCGGCGCCGCCTTCCTCCAAACCCTGAAAAGCCTGCTGGAAGACCCTATGCGCATGTTGATTTGATCAGAGGTGAGAGGTTAGATATGAGAGGTGAGACAGGAGAAGTGAGATGAGCAGCCCCGGAGGGGCAGCATAGTGGTAGAAATCAGCGGTAAATAATTATTTGAAGCCCCAGCGGGGCGACACCTAACGTCTGCGGACGATGGGTGCCGCCCCGCTGGGGCTTTACTGTTCTTGCTTGTTCGGTTTGCTACCGATATGCCGCCCCGCCGGGGCTCCTCGTCTCCCACTTCCCCTGTCTCACCTCCCACTTCTCATATCTCACTTCTAACCTCTCACTTCTCACTTCTTGCCTCTAGCTTCTCACCAAAACCAGCCTCAATAGAAAAAAGAAGGGCTCAATGGTGATGCTCTGCTGTAAAAAGTTATACTTACACATGGCCTAAGCCAATTCCAGGTTAGCCGCTATTCGTCCAATTTTCCTTTTGAGCTATGAACAAACTGGTACTGATTGCTCCCTTGTGTCTGATGAGCGCCGCTGCCCTGGGGCAAGGCCAGGCCCTTTCCGGCCAGGTGCTGGATGCTGCGGGTAAGCCCTTAATCGGGGCTACGGTGGTGGAAAAAGGCACCAACAACGGCACCGCCACCGGCAACGATGGCCGCTTCACGCTGCGGGCCCGCACGGCCGCGCCCCGACTGCAAATCAGCTCCATTGGCTACGCCACGCAGGAAGTGGCGGGCAGTGAGGGCGTGAGCGTGCAGCTGGCCGATGCCAGCACGGGCCTGGGCGAGGTGCAGGTGGTAGGCTCCCGCAGCCAGAACCGCTCCGTCACCGACTCGCCTTCGCCGGTGGACATCATCGACCTGCGCGAGGTAACCACCAAAACCGGCCAGCTCGACGTAAACCAGCTGCTGCAATTCGTGGCGCCCTCGTTCAACTCCAACCGCCAAACCGGCTCCGACGGCGCCGACCACGTGGACCCCGCCACCTTGCGCGGCCTCGGTCCCGACCAAACCTTGGTGCTGGTGAATGGCAAGCGCCAGCACCAGTCGGCCCTGGTGAACCTGTTCGGCACCCGCGGCCGCGGCAATACCGGCACCGACCTGAACGTAATACCGGCCGCGGCCATTGAGCGGATTGAGATTCTGCGCGACGGGGCCGCGGCCCAGTACGGCTCCGATGCCATTGCCGGCGTCATCAACATCGTGCTGAAAAGCAACGTGAAGGAGCTGACCGCCAACGTGAACTACGGCGCCTACGACGCCAAGTACCGCTTCGACGGCCAACGTTTTGACGGCGGCAACTTCAACGCCAACCTTAACTACGGCCTGGGGCTGGGCGAGCGGGGCAGCTTCCTGAACGCCACCGTCGACTACAACCAGCGGGAGCACACCCAGCGGGCCAACGTGCCCAACACCGACGGCCTGGCCCGCCGCGAGTACGGCGACCCGGAAATCCGCAACGTGTCGGGCTACCTGAACTCCCGGTTTGCCCTCGGCGAGAAGTCGTACGCCTACGTGTTCGGGGGCGTCAACAAGCGGACCGGCGAGGCCTTTGCCTGGACCCGCTTCGCCGACGACGACCGGAACGTGCCCGCCATCTACCCCAACGGCTTCGACCCCATCATTACCAGCGACATCTGGGATGCCTCGGCGGTGGCCGGCGTGCGCGCAGGCCTGGGCGGGTGGGAACTGGACGTGAGCAACAACTTCGGCTCCAACCGCTTCGAGTACGGGGTGAAGAACACGCTCAACGCCTCGCTGGGGGCCAGCTCGCCCACGTCGTTTTACGCCGGTGGGTTCCAGCTCCGGCAAAACGTGGTGAACCTGGGCCTGACGCGCAACTACAAAACCGTGCTGCAAGGCCTGAACCTGGCCGCCGGGGCCGAGTGGCGCCGGGAGTGGTACTCGTTGTTTGCGGGCGAGGAAGCGTCTTACCGCAACTACGACCCCACCGTGACGGGCGGCTCCCAGGGCTTCCCCGGCTTTCAGCCCTCCGACGTTATCGAGGCCGAGCGCGACAACGTGGCCGCCTACCTCGACGCCGAGCTGAACGTAACCCAGCGCTGGATGCTGGCCGCGGCCCTGCGCTACGAGCACTACTCCGACTTTGGCAGCACCCTCAACTACAAAGCAGCCACCCGCTACAACCTCACCGAGTTTCTGACCCTGCGCGGCACCTTTAACACCGGCTTCCGAGCGCCCTCACTGGCTCAAATCAACTTCAACTCCACCTTCACCAACTTCGTGAACGGCACGCCGGTGGAAGTGCTGCTGGCCCGCAACAACAGCGCCGTTACGCAGAAGCTGGGCATCCCGAGCCTGGAGCAGGAAACCTCGACCAGCGCCAACGTGGGCCTCACCAGTCGCATCGGCTCCTCTCTGAGCGTTACGCTGGATGGCTATTACATCAAGGTCCGGGACCGGGTGGTGCTGACCAGCCAGTTTTCCGCCGACGACCCCGTAATCGGGCCCGACTTGCAGGCCCTGAACGTGGACCAGGCCCAGTTCTTCGCCAACGCCGCCGACACCCGTTCCCTGGGCCTGGATGTGGTGCTCAGCCACACCGCTACCCTGGGCACCGGCCGCCTCAACTCCACGCTGGCCGCCAACTTCAACAACCTACGCATTGACCGGGTGCGCACTTCGGGCCGCTTGGCAGGGCGGGAAGAGGAGTTCTTCGGGGCGCGGGAGCAGGCGTTTGTGAAGGCATCGGCCCCGCCGTCCAAAATCAACCTGACGTTTGACTACCAGCTGGGCCGCTTCGGGGCGTTGCTGCGCTTGGTGCGCTTCGATGAAATAACGCTGATTGACTGGGACGGCGCCCCCATGAAGTACGACAGCCGCATCACCACCGACCTGACCCTGAACTACGCTCTAACCAACCAGTTGCAGCTGGTGGTGGGCAGCGCCAACCTGTTCAACCGCTACCCCACGCTCTTCGACCCCCAGCGCACCGAAACCGGCGGGGCCTGGGACCCGGTGCAAATGGGCTCCAACGGCCGGTTTTACTTTGCTAAATTGCAGGCCCGTTTTTGAAATGAGTAAAGGACTGAATGAGTAGATGAGTGAATGCCATGCAGGCTTGCTTGACCATCATTCACTTATCTACTCATTCAGTCCTTTACTCATTTTCAGTAGTAGGTCATGAGTAATAGGATAGTGGACGAGCAGCACAACGGTATAAGCCAACGGTTTGCCATCTTACTACCAACTACCTACTGCCTACTACCTACCTAATATGAAAATCCGCTCCACTACCGTGCTCGGCGTGCGCCACAACGGCGAAGTAGCCCTGGGCGCCGATGGCCAAGCTACCATGGACAAGCACGTGGCCAAAAGCAACGTGCGCAAGGTGCGCAAGCTCCAGGATGGCAAAATTGTAACCGGCTTTGCCGGCTCCACCGCCGATGCCTTCCTGCTGCTCGATAAGTTTGAGGAGAAGCTGAGCGGCTACGGCGGGCAGCTGCGCCGCGCGGCCATCGAGCTGGCCAAGGAGTGGCGCAAAGACCAGTACCTGCGCAAGCTCGAAGCCATGATGGTGGTCTGCGACCGGGACGAGCTGCTCATCATTGCCGGCTCCGGCGACGTGCTGGAGCCCGACTCCGACGTGGCCGCCATCGGCTCGGGCGCCATGTATGCCCAGTCGGCCGCGCTGGCCCTGAAGAAGCACGCACCCCACCTCTCGGCCCGCCAGATGGTGGAAGAAGCCCTGCACATTGCCGCCGACATCTGCATCTACACCAATCACAACCTGATGATTGAGCAGCCGGTATAGGTGCTCAGCCGCAAGCTGTACGCCACAAGCTGCAAGCTTTTCGGCGGCTGATGCCTTGTTCGTCATCCTTTACAGCGTTTTCCTTTTCCTGATTTTGCCCAAAAGCTTGCGGCTTGCAGCTTACGGCTTGAAGCTTACCCAACATGAACGTTACCAACTTCCTCAAGCACCACTACCGCCACTTCAACGCTGCTGCCCTGATTGACGCCGCCGAGGGCTACAACAAGCACCTGGCCGAGGGGGGCAAGATGATGATTACCCTGGCCGGGGCCATGAGCACCGCCGAAATGGGCATTCAGCTGGCCGAGCTGATCCGGCAAGACAAGGTGCAGATTATCTCCTGCACGGGTGCCAACCTGGAAGAAGACATTTTCAACCTCGTGGCCCACGACTTCTACGAGCGAGTGCCCCACTACCGCGACCTGAGCGCTGCCGACGAGCAGGCCCTGCTGGAGCGCCACCTCAACCGCGTCACCGATACCTGCATTCCCGAGGAAGAAGCCATGCGCCGCCTGGAGCACTCGGTGCTGAAGTTCTGGGAGCAGGCCGATAAGGCCGGGGAGCGGTACTTCCCCCACGAGTTTTTCTACCAGATTCTGCGCTCGGGCGAGCTGGAGCAGTACTACCAGATTGACCCCAAAGACTCCTGGATGCTGGCCGCCGCCGAGAAAAACCTGCCCATCGTGTGCCCCGGCTGGGAAGATTCCACCCTGGGCAACATCTACGCCGGCCACGTCATTTCGGGCGACATCAAGAACGTGCACACCGTGCGCACCGGCATCGAGTACATGATGTACCTAGCCGAGTGGTACACCCAAAACGCCACCGAGGAAAGCACCGTGGGCTTCTTCCAGATCGGGGGTGGCATTGCCGGCGACTTTCCCATCTGCGTGGTGCCCATGCTGCACCAGGACTTGCAGCGCACGGGCGTGCCGCTGTGGGGTTACTTCTGCCAGATTTCGGACTCCACCACCTCCTACGGCTCCTACTCCGGCGCCGTGCCCAACGAGAAAATCACCTGGGGCAAGCTGGGCCAGCACACGCCCAAGTTCATCATCGAGTCGGACGCTACCATCGTGGCCCCGCTGATTTTTGCCATGGTGCTGGGGCAGTAAGTGGCTGCTTGGCCGAATAGAAACGCCCGCCGCTGATGTTCAGTGGCGGGCTTTTTCGTTTTGATGGCAGTTGTCAGCAGATGGATAGTGAGCTATTGAGACAGTCGCTTTATTTTTCACATATGAAAAACGTGACCGTAACCCTACCCGAATCGGTAGAAGCCGAAGAATGGGAGCTGAAAATGATGCTGGCAGCTATGCTCTATCAGCAAGGCAAGGCCACGGGCGGCGAAGCGGCCGAAATAGCCGGTATGAGCAAGCGCACCTTTCTGAAAATGCTGGGCAAGTTTGGCGTATCCGTCTTTAGCGACTCCGTAGACGATCTGCTAACCGACGTTCAGAATGCCGGCGGTCGTAATAGCTGATACCAGCTGCCTGATTTACCTGACGTCGCTGGCGCAGCTAGAGCTACTGCCGCAGCTGTATTCTAAGGTCTGGATTACGCCAACGGTGGCGGCCGAATACGGGCTGCCGCTGCCGGCTTGGATGCGCATGCAGGCTCCGCGAGAAGAAATTCGGACGATCATCTTTGGGGCGAGCATGGACATAGGGGAAGCCAGCGCCATTGCCTTAGCCCTCGAAACTCCCGATTGTGTAGTGGTGCTGGACGACCGACGGGGCCGCCGGGCAGCCAACCGCCTGCATCTGCTGACTACCGGCACGCTGGGCTTGCTGGTGGCTGCCAAGCAGCGCGGATTACTCCCTGCCGTACGCCCATTGGTTGCGCAACTATTGGCCAGCGGTATGCATTTGTCGCCCGAAGTGGAAGCCAGCATATGCCGCCCAGGTAGACCGCCTGGTATTTTCTGCTAAATAAGCTTCTCCACTTCGGTAGCTACGCGGCCACTCCGCCCGCGCCGCGTGCCCGCAGCACCACCGGCGCGGCCTACCCGCGGCAGAGCTGAGCGGCTGCACAAGGAGTAAGCAAGAAAAACCCGAACCGGCCCGCCGCAGAAGCTTCTGCGGCGGGCCGGTTCGGGTTTGGATAAACTCAGAATTAGGTTAGCGGCCAGCTGATGGCGCAGTACGTTCCATTTTCAACTTGGCCTGCTGCTGCAGGGCTGCTTTGAAGGTAGACCAGTTGAGGGCGTAGGTGAGTGCCACCACCATGAAGATGCAGGTCAGGTAGCCCAGCGTATAGGTCATAAAGCCGCGCCAGAGACGGCCCGCCAGGCTAAGGCCGGTGTGCGTAAGCAAGCTGCCATAGGCCCACGTGGTGTAGGCAAACACCGGCAGCATAAACACCATGCTAACCGTACCGATTTGGGGCGTACCGCTGTAGATGTACATCACCGGCAGGTACAGCAAGGCGAAAAAGTTGCAGATGGCTATAATAAACGCCGCAATAATCAGGCATTCGGCGTAGTTGTAGCCACCCCGCCGCAGAAACCAGCGCGCAAACAGTGCCCACACCGGCACCATAGCCACGTAGCACCAGCTCAGGTACTTCATGAAGAAGGTGGTAAAGATTTGCTGCATCTGCCACACGGCGTCAGGCACGGTAGGGTCCTTCGGGGGCAGAAAACTAATGTGCAGCACTGCCGAAAGCAGCGCGTACAGGCCGGTCACTATAAACAGCAATGACAAGGGCCGGAAGTGGTCGACGCGCTGGCCGGCCAGGTAGGCCCGAATGGTGGGGCCGGGGCGCCGCACCATGGTTTTCAGCGTGTACAGAATGCCCTTATCGACGTGCCAGATAGAATGCAGCACGTCGTGGGGCATGTCCTTCAGCGTGAGGCGGTGCGTGTGATGCGCGTCCTGCCCGCAGCGGCCGCAGTACCGGTCGGGCACGGCGTGGCCGCAGTTCAGGCACTCTGCCGCATGGGCCGAGGCAGCAGGAGAGGTAGGAGCAACGGACGTTTCCATAGGCGCGAGAGGTGGCTGGTAAGCAGCAAGTGAGCTGGCTGTGAGAAAGATACTAAAGCCAGGGTATAGACGATAAAAACTAGAGCTCTAGCTCTAGTTTTGTGGGCCAGTCTACCACCCGATTTCCTGCTTGTCCTCGAAAAAGCGGCCGGTGGGGCCGTCATCGGGCAGGGTGGCGGCCCAGATGATGCCTGCCACTGAGTCGGCCACGGGGCGGGCGCCCATGTCCGCCATGCCGGGGGCCGTGGCCACAAAGCCGGGGTTGACGGCGTTGACCAGGATGCCTTCGGGCTTCAGCTCCCGCGCCAGCTGCACGGTCAGGCCGTTGAGGGCCAGCTTCGACAGGCCGTAGGAGGTCATCAGCGCCGGGTGCACGGGCAGGCCGAAAATGGGGTGGCTGAACGAGCCCGCCCCGCTCGATATGTTGACGATGCGCGGATGGCGGCCCCGTTGTGGCAGCGGGTGCAGGGCTTTAATCAGGCGCCACGTCCCGAACAGGTTTGTTTCAAATGCCGCCTGGGCCGCCACCAGGTCGGTGTGCAGGGGCGTGATGCCGTAGTCGAACCCACTGCCCGCGTTGTTGATGAGCACGTCGAGCCGGCCGAACCGCTGCTGGATGAAATCGGCTAGCTGCTGCACGCTGGCGTCGTTGGTGATGTCGGCGGCCTGGGCGGTGGCCTGGCGCGAGCCGGTGGCGAGCTTGCCGGCCAGCTCCTCGGCCTTGGCCAGGTCGCGGGCCGTAATGATGACCTCGAAGCCCTGGGCCAGCAGGGCCTGGGCCAGGCCAAAGCCAATGCCTTCTTCGCGGCTGACGCCGGTGATGAGAACAAGCGGCTGGGGTTGGGAAGACGTGCGCATGGTGGAGGAAGAAAACAGGTGAGCACTACAAGCCAAGATACGGCCCGGCTGCCCCCGGTCAACCCAATCTCCACCATAACGCCGCCGCCGGCCGCGCGTAAGCACAGGCTCATCTAGCCCAAGCCTATGCGTCGTTTCCTGATTGCGCTGCCCGCGCTGCTCGTGCTTGCCG
This region of Hymenobacter sp. YIM 151500-1 genomic DNA includes:
- a CDS encoding chorismate-binding protein, producing the protein MSYRVEQLPPALSVDDILRRLVAFALAHGLPVALWRLPQAEAAVQLCLSLSAEGALAGLPPALEPTAPAGFAFFPFRDSDHNPALFLPADVVFDAAQPGQVRIQEEAPEAAALLPKLLEALQDPATSSTTNILPANNQPPTPSWHVSPQPAPPTATQAEYSALVRRGVAAIAGGQVLKVVSSRAARQPLPAGFDALAAFWELTRRYPLAFCSLVSAPGAGTWLGATPEILVQVTEGGQFSTMALAGTQPAAPGHAPSEAIWRQKEIEEQALVARYIVNCFKQLRLREYQETGPRTVAAGELLHLRTDFAVDLRRVPFPTLGTDMLRLLHPTSAVGGMPRQAALEFIEQHEGYDRAYYSGFLGPVNLPAPGAARLYVNLRCLQLRPQEAILYAGTGLTIDSDPAREWQETELKLRTAGAILHA
- a CDS encoding deoxyhypusine synthase family protein encodes the protein MNVTNFLKHHYRHFNAAALIDAAEGYNKHLAEGGKMMITLAGAMSTAEMGIQLAELIRQDKVQIISCTGANLEEDIFNLVAHDFYERVPHYRDLSAADEQALLERHLNRVTDTCIPEEEAMRRLEHSVLKFWEQADKAGERYFPHEFFYQILRSGELEQYYQIDPKDSWMLAAAEKNLPIVCPGWEDSTLGNIYAGHVISGDIKNVHTVRTGIEYMMYLAEWYTQNATEESTVGFFQIGGGIAGDFPICVVPMLHQDLQRTGVPLWGYFCQISDSTTSYGSYSGAVPNEKITWGKLGQHTPKFIIESDATIVAPLIFAMVLGQ
- a CDS encoding TonB-dependent receptor — protein: MNKLVLIAPLCLMSAAALGQGQALSGQVLDAAGKPLIGATVVEKGTNNGTATGNDGRFTLRARTAAPRLQISSIGYATQEVAGSEGVSVQLADASTGLGEVQVVGSRSQNRSVTDSPSPVDIIDLREVTTKTGQLDVNQLLQFVAPSFNSNRQTGSDGADHVDPATLRGLGPDQTLVLVNGKRQHQSALVNLFGTRGRGNTGTDLNVIPAAAIERIEILRDGAAAQYGSDAIAGVINIVLKSNVKELTANVNYGAYDAKYRFDGQRFDGGNFNANLNYGLGLGERGSFLNATVDYNQREHTQRANVPNTDGLARREYGDPEIRNVSGYLNSRFALGEKSYAYVFGGVNKRTGEAFAWTRFADDDRNVPAIYPNGFDPIITSDIWDASAVAGVRAGLGGWELDVSNNFGSNRFEYGVKNTLNASLGASSPTSFYAGGFQLRQNVVNLGLTRNYKTVLQGLNLAAGAEWRREWYSLFAGEEASYRNYDPTVTGGSQGFPGFQPSDVIEAERDNVAAYLDAELNVTQRWMLAAALRYEHYSDFGSTLNYKAATRYNLTEFLTLRGTFNTGFRAPSLAQINFNSTFTNFVNGTPVEVLLARNNSAVTQKLGIPSLEQETSTSANVGLTSRIGSSLSVTLDGYYIKVRDRVVLTSQFSADDPVIGPDLQALNVDQAQFFANAADTRSLGLDVVLSHTATLGTGRLNSTLAANFNNLRIDRVRTSGRLAGREEEFFGAREQAFVKASAPPSKINLTFDYQLGRFGALLRLVRFDEITLIDWDGAPMKYDSRITTDLTLNYALTNQLQLVVGSANLFNRYPTLFDPQRTETGGAWDPVQMGSNGRFYFAKLQARF
- a CDS encoding pyruvate dehydrogenase complex dihydrolipoamide acetyltransferase produces the protein MAEIIKMPKMSDTMTEGVIASWLKKVGDKVKSGDILAEVETDKATMELENYEDGTLLYIGPKQGEGVPVDGLLAIVGKEGEDISGLLGGSPAASAPAAAPAAQATPAPAAPAASAPAPAPAPAPASAAPAAAPAAGNGKKATVIRMPKMSDTMTEGTIAAWLKKVGDKVKSGDVLAEVETDKATMELENYEDGTLLYVGPKQGEAVAVDGILAIIGEEGADVQALLGGQSGGSTPAAPAAPAAEAAPAPVETPASNEQPKEGASQPSTNTETGGRIFASPLAKSIAREKGIDLSTIKGSGENGRIVSRDLENVSATAAPAAAPQPAVAPQPAAQPQPAQPQAAAPALAATSLQPATQQPEGTYTDTPVSQMRKVIARRLAESKFSAPHFYLTMEIHMDKAMEARGKLNELSPVKLSFNDLVIKAAAVALRQHPAINSSWLGDKIRQNKQINIGVAVAVEDGLLVPVVRNADGKGLSQIATEVKSLAEKAKTKKLQPQEWEGNTFTISNLGMFGIEEFTAIINPPDACILAVGGIKQTAVVRDGQLAIGNVMKVTLSCDHRVVDGATGAAFLQTLKSLLEDPMRMLI
- a CDS encoding histidine phosphatase family protein — its product is MSVKKIYLIRHGQTDYNLRGIVQGSGVDAPLNEAGRRQAARFFAAYQHVPFDKVYTSLLQRTHQSVEGFLHRGLPHEQHAGLNEISWGRREGTRITPEEDEEYHSVLQQWRAGHTSARLEGGESPDEVAARQRPFIDLLRSRPEEKTVLICMHGRAMRVLLCQLLGYPLRLMDSFEHHNLCLYKLHYTGSMFSVKSFLDMRHLHEAA
- a CDS encoding UPF0175 family protein, whose product is MKNVTVTLPESVEAEEWELKMMLAAMLYQQGKATGGEAAEIAGMSKRTFLKMLGKFGVSVFSDSVDDLLTDVQNAGGRNS
- a CDS encoding DUF3667 domain-containing protein, coding for METSVAPTSPAASAHAAECLNCGHAVPDRYCGRCGQDAHHTHRLTLKDMPHDVLHSIWHVDKGILYTLKTMVRRPGPTIRAYLAGQRVDHFRPLSLLFIVTGLYALLSAVLHISFLPPKDPTVPDAVWQMQQIFTTFFMKYLSWCYVAMVPVWALFARWFLRRGGYNYAECLIIAAFIIAICNFFALLYLPVMYIYSGTPQIGTVSMVFMLPVFAYTTWAYGSLLTHTGLSLAGRLWRGFMTYTLGYLTCIFMVVALTYALNWSTFKAALQQQAKLKMERTAPSAGR
- a CDS encoding DUF3368 domain-containing protein, which translates into the protein MPAVVIADTSCLIYLTSLAQLELLPQLYSKVWITPTVAAEYGLPLPAWMRMQAPREEIRTIIFGASMDIGEASAIALALETPDCVVVLDDRRGRRAANRLHLLTTGTLGLLVAAKQRGLLPAVRPLVAQLLASGMHLSPEVEASICRPGRPPGIFC
- the hslV gene encoding ATP-dependent protease subunit HslV, with the protein product MKIRSTTVLGVRHNGEVALGADGQATMDKHVAKSNVRKVRKLQDGKIVTGFAGSTADAFLLLDKFEEKLSGYGGQLRRAAIELAKEWRKDQYLRKLEAMMVVCDRDELLIIAGSGDVLEPDSDVAAIGSGAMYAQSAALALKKHAPHLSARQMVEEALHIAADICIYTNHNLMIEQPV
- a CDS encoding hotdog fold thioesterase; protein product: MTLEQIKHWVSTRPTLADALGIELTALTDEYLEGRMPVDGRTHQPMGLLHGGASVALAETLGSIAAATRLPDPARQACVGLEINANHLKGVRDGYVIGRATALHVGRSTQVWEIRITHEQTGALVCISRITMAVIDLPKPAPAA